From one Acidobacteriota bacterium genomic stretch:
- a CDS encoding phosphatase PAP2 family protein: MRASEWIQLGSAFIFAVASWLAPLVSHPLPLRRRWAVTGLAAVTATAIALAHLASSALAPNQFEVVLDCLTVVLFLIPYWQTGQFFREPNHAIENRLLAFDRRLLPHIAHTSGTSRNLIGFILEMAYLSCYPLVPLGVTAIYAAGLRERINGFWLVLLLATYICYAVTPFVPAYPPRSLVNNQPATVAPANKGRIFNRWLLKHGSIHAISFPSAHVASAFAIALVLLHYAPYLGATFLIIAIMISLGAVIGRYHYALDVILGAVTALIVFLACYRHL, translated from the coding sequence ATGCGTGCCTCCGAATGGATCCAACTCGGCTCGGCTTTCATCTTCGCAGTCGCATCGTGGCTGGCTCCTCTCGTCTCACACCCGCTTCCACTACGCCGTCGATGGGCCGTAACGGGGCTCGCCGCAGTCACTGCTACAGCGATCGCTCTCGCACACCTCGCATCTTCAGCACTCGCACCCAATCAATTTGAGGTCGTTCTCGACTGCCTCACCGTCGTTCTCTTTCTTATTCCGTACTGGCAGACGGGCCAGTTCTTCCGCGAGCCAAACCATGCCATCGAGAATCGGCTGCTCGCCTTCGACCGCAGACTGCTCCCGCACATCGCCCACACCTCGGGCACCAGTCGCAACCTCATCGGCTTCATTCTGGAGATGGCCTACCTCTCCTGCTATCCCCTCGTGCCTCTCGGCGTCACCGCCATCTACGCTGCAGGACTGCGCGAGAGAATCAACGGCTTCTGGCTCGTCCTGCTCCTCGCAACGTATATCTGCTATGCCGTCACACCGTTCGTCCCCGCATACCCACCCCGCTCACTCGTCAACAACCAGCCTGCCACCGTGGCACCCGCCAACAAAGGCCGAATCTTCAATCGCTGGCTGCTGAAACACGGAAGCATTCACGCCATCTCATTCCCCAGCGCACATGTCGCTTCGGCGTTCGCCATCGCCCTCGTGCTCCTTCATTACGCTCCATATCTGGGCGCGACCTTTCTCATCATTGCCATCATGATCTCGCTGGGAGCGGTGATCGGCCGCTATCACTACGCGCTCGACGTCATCCTCGGAGCCGTCACCGCCCTCATCGTCTTCCTCGCCTGCTACCGCCATCTCTAG
- a CDS encoding ABC transporter permease translates to MASTAHPPKPAAPPKTRLSSFEKTLASARSTMMFSEVVRLAVDSFKASKVRFVLTMVGMIIGSASIILVVTLGLTGKQYALNLLASIGPTMIEMQYNGGDRVGPDNTSTPDFMTREDEAAVREQVPGIIASSPMLELHDIVSMGGGITKNTMILGVSPQYRIVRNLAQISGRFFDDQDTVTHAKVAVMVEPLARALYGSSSAAVGHTINITGIPFTIIGVFNMRIDTFGQSEVSDQTILIPYPVARYFTGTDTVKEIFFSMANAADVTPASKEILSVIKSRHRSTSQYTAFTMQQVLHVMAQIADMLTLVLTLAAAITLVVSGVGIMNSMLANVQARIREIGIRKALGATSHEIRLQFLTEAVFLSLSGGVIGTLLGLAIPLGVRLLTPFQIPVSAWSAVIALGTSMLVGILFGTLPANRAARLDPVQTLKYE, encoded by the coding sequence ATGGCTTCCACCGCTCATCCTCCCAAACCCGCGGCCCCCCCCAAGACAAGGCTCTCCTCGTTTGAGAAGACACTCGCCAGCGCGCGTTCCACCATGATGTTCAGCGAGGTCGTCCGCCTCGCCGTCGACAGCTTCAAAGCCAGCAAGGTGCGCTTCGTGCTCACCATGGTCGGCATGATCATCGGTTCGGCCTCCATCATCCTCGTCGTCACGCTCGGCCTTACCGGCAAGCAGTACGCCCTCAACCTGCTCGCCTCCATCGGCCCCACCATGATCGAGATGCAGTACAACGGCGGCGACCGTGTAGGCCCCGACAACACCTCCACGCCCGACTTTATGACGCGCGAAGACGAAGCTGCCGTCCGTGAACAAGTCCCTGGCATCATCGCCTCCTCACCCATGCTCGAGCTTCACGACATCGTCTCCATGGGCGGAGGCATCACTAAGAACACCATGATCCTCGGCGTCTCGCCGCAGTACCGCATCGTGCGCAACCTCGCTCAGATCTCCGGCCGCTTCTTCGACGACCAGGACACCGTCACTCATGCAAAAGTCGCCGTCATGGTCGAGCCTCTGGCCCGCGCGCTCTATGGTTCCAGCTCTGCCGCCGTCGGACACACCATCAACATCACCGGCATACCCTTCACCATCATCGGCGTATTCAACATGCGCATCGACACCTTTGGCCAGTCCGAGGTCTCCGATCAAACTATCCTGATCCCCTACCCGGTCGCACGCTACTTCACCGGAACCGACACCGTGAAAGAGATCTTCTTCAGCATGGCCAACGCCGCCGACGTCACACCGGCCTCGAAGGAGATCCTCTCTGTTATCAAGAGCCGTCACCGCTCCACGTCGCAGTACACCGCCTTCACCATGCAGCAGGTGCTCCACGTCATGGCGCAGATCGCCGACATGCTCACGCTCGTGCTGACGCTCGCCGCTGCCATCACCCTCGTCGTCTCAGGTGTCGGCATTATGAACTCCATGCTTGCCAACGTGCAGGCGCGTATTCGCGAGATCGGCATCCGCAAGGCCCTCGGCGCTACCAGTCACGAGATCCGTTTGCAGTTCCTTACAGAAGCTGTCTTCTTGTCGCTCTCCGGCGGAGTCATCGGCACACTCCTCGGCCTCGCGATCCCTCTCGGCGTGCGCCTGCTCACCCCATTCCAGATTCCTGTCTCCGCCTGGTCAGCCGTCATCGCTCTTGGAACTTCCATGCTCGTCGGCATCCTCTTCGGAACGCTTCCCGCCAACCGCGCCGCCCGCCTCGACCCCGTCCAGACCCTCAAGTACGAGTAA